The Candidatus Alcyoniella australis DNA window GCTGGCGTTGATCGCGTCCATGGCCCGCGGCGAGACCGTGATCAAGGACGCGGCCGAACTGCGGCACAAAGAGAGCGATCGTATTGCGGGCACGGTCGATGCGATCAACGCCCTGGGCGGAAGTGCCGAGGCCACCGACGATGGAATGTTGATCCACGGCCTGGACGGGCCGTTGCTCGGCGGCACGATCCGTTCGCGCGGCGACCATCGCCTGGCCCTGGCCGCGCTGGCGATCGGTGCGGTCACCCAGCGCGGCGTGAGCGTGGAGGGTGCCGAGGCGATAGCGGTGAGCTACCCGGAGTTCGTGCAGCAGTTCAATTCGCTGGGAGGATCGATCCAGTGAGCGCCGAAAGCCGCGAGCCGGTGGTGGCGATCGACGGACCGTCCGGTGCGGGCAAGAGCACGGTCAGCCGTAGCGTGGCCCGCAGCCTGGGATTCACCTACATCGACACCGGAGCGATGTACCGCGCCGTGGCCCTGGCCGCGCAGCGCGCAGCAATCGCTGAACACGACGATCAAGGCCTGTCTGCGCTGTGCTCCGAGATCAATCTTTATTTCAAACCGGTCCGGGACGGGCAGCACATCGTGCTCAACGGCGAGGACGTTGAGCGGCTGATCCGCACGCCCGAGATCTCGTTGGCCGCGTCCGCGGTTTCGGCCCGGCCGGCGGTGCGCCGTGCGATGGTCGATCTGCAGCGCCGGATGGGAGCCGCGGGCGGCGTGGTGATGGAGGGGCGCGACATCGGCAGTCATGTGTTTCCCGACGCCGAGGTCAAAATCTTTCTTTGCGCCTCGGCACTGGTGCGCGCGCAGCGGCGCAATTGCGAGCTGGCCGGACGCGGGATTGACGAGGATCTGAGCGCCACCCTGGAGCAGATGCGCAAGCGCGACGCTGACGACAGCAGTCGCGAACTCGCGCCGCTAATTAGGGTCGCGGACGCGCACGAGTTGGACACCACCGAGCTGAGCCTGGAGCAGGTGATCGGGCGCGTATTGGAAATCGTTGAGCAGGCGCGAAAAAAATAGACAATTCGCTTGTCATGGCCCATGCGCTCGGCTATGATGCGCCCCTGCTTTTTACCCGGCCCAGCGGGCCCGCGTAAAGCAAATCCAATAGTTTAGAGGTTGAACACCGAATGGAAGAAAAAGACAGAACGCAAGACCCGTCTGAGCAGACGGCCCCTGAAACGCAAGAGGCTGAAAACGTCAGTCCCGAACAGCAGGTCGAACAAACGACCGAGGGCGACTTGGATGAAAGTCCGGTAAGCTTTGAGGAGCTGCTGGAAATGTCCACGGTCAATCTCAAGGAAGGAGAGGTGGTTCCCGGTAGGGTGATCGCCATCCATCGTGAGATGGTCGTGATCGACGTGGGCTACAAGTCCGAGGGCGCTGTCCACATGTCCGAGTTCCTCAACTCCGACAGCGACCAAAACGTCAAGGTCGGCGATACGGTCAACGTGCTGATCGAGAGCCAAGAGGACGATGAAGGCAACATCGTCTTGTCCAAGGAAAAAGCGGACAAGATGAAAATCTGGGACAAAATCGCCAAGGCCTACGATAACGACGAGGCGATCGAGGGCCGGATCGTCAGCCGAGTCAAGGGCGGACTGGCGGTCGACATCGGCATCCGCGGCTTCCTGCCCGGATCGCAAGTCGACCTGCGTCCCGTGCGCAACCTCGAGGCGTTGATCGGCAAAGAGGATCGATTTAAAATTCTCAAGTTCAACAAGCGCCGGGGCAACATCGTGCTCAGCCGCCGCGCTCTGCTCGAGAAAGATCGCGAGGAGCTGCGCCAGAAGACGCTGGCCAAGCTCGAAGAGGGCGAGGTGATGGACGGCATCGTCAAGAACATCACCGAGTACGGCGCGTTCATCGACCTGGGCGGAATCGACGGTCTGCTGCATATTACCGACATGACCTGGGGCCGCATCAGCCACCCCAGCGAGAAGCTCGAGATCGGCGACGAGATCCAGGTCCGCGTGCTCAAGTACGACGAGGAGCGTCAGCGGGTCAGCCTGGGACTCAAGCAGCTCTCGCCCGACCCCTGGCTGTCGGTGGACGATCGCTACCAGATCGACGATCGCGTTACCGGCAAGGTCGTCAGCCTCACCGACTACGGCGCATTCGTCGAGCTCGAGGAGGGGATCGAGGGCCTGATCCACGTTTCCGAGATGAGCTGGACCAAGAAGGTCAAACACCCGAGCAAGGTGCTCAACGTCAGCGACGAGGTCGAGTCGGTAGTGCTCGACCTTAAGAAGGACCAGCGCCGGATCAGCCTCGGACTCAAGCAGACCGAGCCCAATCCCTGGGTAGTGGTCGAAGATAAATACCCGGTGGGCACCCGTATCGTGGGCAAGATCCGCAACATCACCGATTTCGGCATTTTCGTCGGCATCGAGGAAGGGATCGACGGCCTGATCCACATTTCGGACATCTCCTGGACCCAGCGCGTGCGCCATCCCGGCGAGATGTATAAGAAGAGCCAAGAGGTCGAGGCCGTGGTGCTCAACATCGACCGCGAGAACGAGCGCTTCAGCCTGGGCGTCAAGCAGCTTACCCCCGATCCGTGGTCAACGATCCCCAACCGCTACAGCGTGCGGCAGGTGGTCGAGGGCGAGGTGCTCAACATCACCGACTTCGGCATCTTCGTGTTCCTCGAGGACGGCATCGAAGGACTGATTCACGTCAGCGAGCTGGGCCGCAAGAAGGTCGAAGACCCGAACACCATCGCCAAGGTCGGCGACAAGATCAAAGCCGAGATCATCAGCATCGATCAGGGCGAGCGCAAGATTCGTCTGTCGATCAAGAGCCTCCAAGAAAAGTCGGAGGCGGACGACGTCCATGATTACATCAAGCGCCAGGAGAGCGGCACATCGAGCATCGGCGATCTGATCAAGCAGGCTGCGGCCAATGCCGAGACCACGACCGAGGCAGGCGAAGAGCCGGCTGAAGAAGCTGGTGACGAGCCGGCTGAAGAGGCTGGCGACGAGCCGGTTGAAGAGGCCGCCGATGAGCCGGTTGAAGAAGCTAAAGAAGAGCCTGGCGACGAGCCAATTGAAGAGGCCGCCGATGAGCCGGTTGAAGAGGCCGTCGACGAGCCGGTCGAAGAGGCTAAAGAAGAGCCTGCTGATGAGCCCGTCGAAGAGGCTAAAGAAGAGGCTGCTGACGAGCCCGTCGAAGAAGCTGGCGCCGAGCCGGTTGAAGAGGCCGTTGATGAGCCGGTCGAGGAGACCGTCGACGAGCCGGTTGAAGAGGCTGACGATGCGCCGGTCGAAGAGACCGACGATGAAGAGAAGCAGGACGAGACCAAGACAGACAGTGCCGACTCGGACGACGACGTAGAGCAAGACGACCAGGACAAGCAGGACTGAGCCGAGCCACGTGGGAGGTTAGGCGTTGCGAAAGCGACCCATACTCTTCGGCTTTATAATCACCAGCATCGTGCTGGTAATATTCGGTTCGATGCTCGTGCTTTCGCTTTGGATGCTGCGCGGGTTGCGTGGCGAGAGTTCGCTGTTCAATCTCGGCGACTCTGTGGCGATCATTGAAATACGAGGGGTGATTCTCGACTCGCGCGGCGTGATCGAGCAACTTCGCAAATATGACGACGACGGCGGGATCAAGGCGATCATTCTGCGCATCGAGTCGCCCGGCGGAACCGTGGGGCCCTCCCAGGAGATCTACCAAGAGGTGATGCGCATCCGCAACCAGGGCAATGAGGACGGCAAGCCGGTTGTCGCCTCGATGGGCTCGGTGGCCGCATCCGGGGGCTATTACATCGCTGCGGCCGCGGACCGCATCGTGGCCAATCCGGGCACGATCACCGGAAGCATCGGCGTGGTGATGGAGTTTCTCAACTACGAGGGCGTGTACGAATGGGCCGGGCTCAAGAGCAACGTGATCAAGACCGGTCGCTTCAAGGACATCGGCTCTCCGACCCGAGAGATGTCCCAGGATGAGCGCGACCTGTTGCAGACTATGATCGAATCGGTGCTCGACCAGTTCGTGGGGGCGATCGTCGAGGGCCGCAGCATGGACCAGTCGCTGGTTCGCGAGAATGCCGACGGACGTGTCTTCTCCGGCCAGCAGGCCCTCGAATTGGGATTTGTCGACGAGCTGGGCAACCTGCAGGTCGCCATTGACCTTGCGGCGCAACTAGCCGGGATTGAGGACGAGCCCAACGTGATATATCCTCCGCGCAGGCAGCAGCGCGGACTGTTCTACATGCTATTCCGCGGAGCGGCCGACGCGTTTTTCGACGCTGCGGCGCAGCACGATACAGGCGATTTGAAACTGCTTTACTGCCAGTAATTTTATGCAAGACCGGAGGGAGCTTCGGATGACCAAGAGCGAATTGATCAACAAGGTGGCCGAGAGAATTCCAGGTGGCCGCAAGAAAGATGCTGAAGTAATCGTCAACACGATCTTCGATAACATGACTGAGGCGTTGGCCGGCGGCGAGCGGATCGAGATTCGCGGCTTCGGCAGCTTCAGCCTGCGCAAGCGCCGTGCGCGCGCCGGTCGCAACCCCAAGACCGGCGACAAGGTTTCGGTCGACAGCAAGAACGTACCGTTTTTCAAGGCGGGGAAGAGCCTGAAGAAGCTCGTGGACTATTGATGATATGCGGGTCGGGGTAATCTCCGACACCCACCTGACGAGCGGATCCGATAGGCGATCGCTGGACAGGATCTTTGCCGGCCCGCTGTTTGGCGTAGACCTTGTATTGCACGCCGGTGACTTGATCGACCTCGAAGTATTTGAGCCCTATGCCCGTGATTGCGAGCTGCTGATGGTGGCCGGCAACATGGATTCGGCCTACACTCGCTCGCGTTTGCCGCAGACACGGATGATCGAACTCGAGGGGCGGCGCATCGGCCTGGCCCACGGCTGGGGCGCTCCCGAGGGGATCGAGCAACGCCTGCTGGGGCTGTTCGACGAGCCGCCGGAGCTGCTGGTCCACGGACATACCCATTGCGCGCGCATCGAGCGCATCGGCGATGTGACGTTCTTCAATCCGGGCTCAGCCACTGATCCGCGCTTCACACCTAGGCCCAGTGTTGGCATAATCGAAATCAACGGCGGGATTAAACCGCGAGTGATCGAGCTGTGAGCGGAGGAGCGATGGACAGGCTCTGGGCGCCGTGGCGCATGGAATACATCAAGGGACCCAAAAGCGAGGGCTGCATCTTCTGCGATCTGCCCGATCCTGCGGGCGACCGCGAGCGGCTGATTTTGCGCCGTGGTAAAGCAGCCTACGTGATGATGAACCGCTATCCGTACTCCAACGGACACCTGATGGTCGCGCCCTACGCCCACCTGGGCCAGATCGAGTTGATCGACCGCGAAGTGCGGCTCGAGATGTTCGACCTGGTCGACGAGTGCGTGCGCGCGCTTAAGGCGAAGTTCGATCCGCAGGGGTTCAACGTGGGGATCAACCTGGGTCAAGTCGCGGGCGCGGGCGTGCTGGACCATGTTCACATTCACGTGGTTCCGCGCTGGAACGGCGACACCAACTTCATGACCGTAGTCGGCGAGCTGCGCGTGATCTCCGAGCATATCCTCAACACCTACGATCAGCTCGTAGGTGAATTTAAGGCTGGGGAGGGGAACTGATGCGTTTTTTAAAGTGGCTGATCATTCTGCTGTTCTTTGCTTTCCTGTTCCTGCTGGGCTACGGCAACTCCCTGGGCCTGTTCGACACGATGGTGATGTTCAAGTTCGAGCTCAAAGGACTGCTGCCCGGATTATTCGCATCGAGCTATCAGCCAACGCTGTACCAGACGCCGGTGATCATCGTGGCCCTGTTCAGCTTCTTTGGCGGAGCGCTGCTGTTCGCGCTGTTCGAGATTCGCACCATCCTGCGCCAGCGCCGGATAATCCGCCGCAAGAACCGCCGCATCGAGCAGCTCGAGGACGAGCTGATTCGGCTGCGCGGCGAGCCGCAGGAGGCCGACGACCTGCGCTCGGACGCCGACCAAACCTACGACGATTGATATTGTTTTGAGGCCGCTGGGCCTGCTGCTGTTGATCCTGTGCTGCCTGCCCGGGGCGGCGGCTGCCCAGGATGCGTCGGCCCAATCGCTGCTCGCGCTGCACGCTGGGGGCAATCTGCCACATTTCTGCCGCGAGGTCGGCCGCTATCTCGACCATCATCCCGATGACCCCCAGACTGCGGCGCTGCTGCTTTGCTCGGCCGATTGCTCGGACCAGGCCCTGGGCCGGATCGCGGTCTATCGCCAGGTGCTGCGCATCGAGCCTCAGGGCGCGGAGGCCGGGAGCGCGGCCCTGGCTTTGGCCGAGCTGAGCTATCTGCTGGGCGACTACGCCTCGGCCCTTGAGGCGACCCGGGTCTTGATCGAGGGTAAGTATTCCGTGCCGGAAGTACTGCGCGCCCATCGGCTGGCCGCGGATTGTCACCGGGCGCGCGGCCACCCCGACCTGGCGGCCCGCGATCTGCGGGCGCTGCTCGAGGCTGCTTCGGAGGGCTATGGGCCGATCGACGCGGCACGGGTCGATTTAGCACAGATCGAACTCGAGGCCGGACGGCCGCGCCAGGCCATTGAATTGTGCCGCACATTGATTCCCGATGGCGATCCGGAGCAGCTGCCGCGGGCGCTGTTGATCGCGGGCAGGGCGCACCTGGCCTTGGCCGAGCCCGGGGCCGCGGCGCGGATGTTCAACGCTACGCTGATCTTCGGCAGCAGCGAGCAGGCCGAGCAGGCGCGGCTGCTGCTGCGCAGCTCCTCGCCGGTGCACGACAATCCGCTGACCTATCAGACGCAGGACGCTTTCGCTATTGTGCTCGGCCCGTTTGGCGACGAGCGCTCCGCCGCATCGGCCGCCGAGATGGTCGCCGTCCTGGGCTACGGCGCGCGGCCGCGCGTTGCCGGTGTGCAGCAACAGGTGCGGGTCGGACCGTTCGACGCGGAGGTCGATGCGTTTCTGGCCCTGCGGCGCATCGAACGCGAGCTGGGACTCAAGGGGCGGCTGGAACGTATACAATGACGGAGAGGGACGATGAAAGAACTGGTTGAGTGCGTACCCAACTTCAGCGAGGGGCGTGACGAGGCCACAATCGAGGCCATCGTCGGCGCCGTGCGCGCGGTGCCCGGGGTCAAGGTGCTCTCGGCCGAGTCCGACGCGGACTACAACCGCACGGTGCTGACTTTCGTGGGCAGCCCCCGCGCGGTGTCCCAGGGCGCGCTGGCCTGCGCCCGGGCCTGCTTCGAACAGATCGACATGAGCGAACACCACGGCGGACATCCACGGCTGGGCGCGTTGGACGTGCTGCCCTTCGTGCCCGTACGCGGGATCGACATCAACGGCGCCGCGGCCCTGGCGCGGGCCGCTGCCGTGAGCATCGCCGACCAGCTTGACGTGCCGGTCTACCTCTACGGCGCGGCTGCCGCACGGCCCGAGTTCGCCAACCTGACCAAGGCGCGCAAGGGGCAGTACGAGGCGTTGGCCCAGCGGCTGGCCGATCCGCAGCAGCGACCGGACTTCGGCCCGGCGCGTTTTGTGCCGCGCTTCGGCGCGGCGTTGGTCGGCGCGCGGCCGTTCCTGATCGCCTACAACGTCAACCTCAATTGTGACGA harbors:
- a CDS encoding lipopolysaccharide assembly protein LapA domain-containing protein, yielding MRFLKWLIILLFFAFLFLLGYGNSLGLFDTMVMFKFELKGLLPGLFASSYQPTLYQTPVIIVALFSFFGGALLFALFEIRTILRQRRIIRRKNRRIEQLEDELIRLRGEPQEADDLRSDADQTYDD
- the cmk gene encoding (d)CMP kinase, which codes for MSAESREPVVAIDGPSGAGKSTVSRSVARSLGFTYIDTGAMYRAVALAAQRAAIAEHDDQGLSALCSEINLYFKPVRDGQHIVLNGEDVERLIRTPEISLAASAVSARPAVRRAMVDLQRRMGAAGGVVMEGRDIGSHVFPDAEVKIFLCASALVRAQRRNCELAGRGIDEDLSATLEQMRKRDADDSSRELAPLIRVADAHELDTTELSLEQVIGRVLEIVEQARKK
- the ftcD gene encoding glutamate formimidoyltransferase; translation: MKELVECVPNFSEGRDEATIEAIVGAVRAVPGVKVLSAESDADYNRTVLTFVGSPRAVSQGALACARACFEQIDMSEHHGGHPRLGALDVLPFVPVRGIDINGAAALARAAAVSIADQLDVPVYLYGAAAARPEFANLTKARKGQYEALAQRLADPQQRPDFGPARFVPRFGAALVGARPFLIAYNVNLNCDDEELANEIARRVRTSGYKREGERVPGMLPEVKGMGVLLETQGLAQVSMNLTDFRCTSMHKAFDTVRELARERGADADGSELVGLAPLQALLDTAIHAGGSADEDQRRAVARAVEYLGLDRLGPFDPDKKVLELMLEDR
- a CDS encoding metallophosphoesterase family protein gives rise to the protein MRVGVISDTHLTSGSDRRSLDRIFAGPLFGVDLVLHAGDLIDLEVFEPYARDCELLMVAGNMDSAYTRSRLPQTRMIELEGRRIGLAHGWGAPEGIEQRLLGLFDEPPELLVHGHTHCARIERIGDVTFFNPGSATDPRFTPRPSVGIIEINGGIKPRVIEL
- a CDS encoding 30S ribosomal protein S1; the encoded protein is MEEKDRTQDPSEQTAPETQEAENVSPEQQVEQTTEGDLDESPVSFEELLEMSTVNLKEGEVVPGRVIAIHREMVVIDVGYKSEGAVHMSEFLNSDSDQNVKVGDTVNVLIESQEDDEGNIVLSKEKADKMKIWDKIAKAYDNDEAIEGRIVSRVKGGLAVDIGIRGFLPGSQVDLRPVRNLEALIGKEDRFKILKFNKRRGNIVLSRRALLEKDREELRQKTLAKLEEGEVMDGIVKNITEYGAFIDLGGIDGLLHITDMTWGRISHPSEKLEIGDEIQVRVLKYDEERQRVSLGLKQLSPDPWLSVDDRYQIDDRVTGKVVSLTDYGAFVELEEGIEGLIHVSEMSWTKKVKHPSKVLNVSDEVESVVLDLKKDQRRISLGLKQTEPNPWVVVEDKYPVGTRIVGKIRNITDFGIFVGIEEGIDGLIHISDISWTQRVRHPGEMYKKSQEVEAVVLNIDRENERFSLGVKQLTPDPWSTIPNRYSVRQVVEGEVLNITDFGIFVFLEDGIEGLIHVSELGRKKVEDPNTIAKVGDKIKAEIISIDQGERKIRLSIKSLQEKSEADDVHDYIKRQESGTSSIGDLIKQAAANAETTTEAGEEPAEEAGDEPAEEAGDEPVEEAADEPVEEAKEEPGDEPIEEAADEPVEEAVDEPVEEAKEEPADEPVEEAKEEAADEPVEEAGAEPVEEAVDEPVEETVDEPVEEADDAPVEETDDEEKQDETKTDSADSDDDVEQDDQDKQD
- a CDS encoding integration host factor subunit beta — its product is MTKSELINKVAERIPGGRKKDAEVIVNTIFDNMTEALAGGERIEIRGFGSFSLRKRRARAGRNPKTGDKVSVDSKNVPFFKAGKSLKKLVDY
- the sppA gene encoding signal peptide peptidase SppA, encoding MRKRPILFGFIITSIVLVIFGSMLVLSLWMLRGLRGESSLFNLGDSVAIIEIRGVILDSRGVIEQLRKYDDDGGIKAIILRIESPGGTVGPSQEIYQEVMRIRNQGNEDGKPVVASMGSVAASGGYYIAAAADRIVANPGTITGSIGVVMEFLNYEGVYEWAGLKSNVIKTGRFKDIGSPTREMSQDERDLLQTMIESVLDQFVGAIVEGRSMDQSLVRENADGRVFSGQQALELGFVDELGNLQVAIDLAAQLAGIEDEPNVIYPPRRQQRGLFYMLFRGAADAFFDAAAQHDTGDLKLLYCQ
- a CDS encoding HIT domain-containing protein — encoded protein: MDRLWAPWRMEYIKGPKSEGCIFCDLPDPAGDRERLILRRGKAAYVMMNRYPYSNGHLMVAPYAHLGQIELIDREVRLEMFDLVDECVRALKAKFDPQGFNVGINLGQVAGAGVLDHVHIHVVPRWNGDTNFMTVVGELRVISEHILNTYDQLVGEFKAGEGN